One stretch of Brachyhypopomus gauderio isolate BG-103 chromosome 10, BGAUD_0.2, whole genome shotgun sequence DNA includes these proteins:
- the LOC143525282 gene encoding uncharacterized protein LOC143525282 isoform X2, translating into MTSHILQHCPDMERQRHLAQPHVQGKVLRQMDPVYLQPAGEVGSSRCPPLPVLTSRTTVTSSGLMRPSPPTFTRLPPLPKPAGREPLRAFRPAKGSVEPPQLHSPGWKRERVGRLHRSGRHLQPLLPDIFEAANPSDAGRGLPKSSRLLSGNPPGSFLLPSYPLATLPGVQLTPTLHRRRHKRDTSPLRRDPGPWRDSTGEVGSSRCPPLPVLASRTTVTSSGLMRPSPPTFTRLPPLPKPSGREPLRAFRPAKGSQVQSTRAVPADDMCEGVVGRDELKPGTPRKDPHEHQILQPFYKPDLALAQSFRLLSSDDWEKKIEGLMSIRRLAQYHADVLGSRLHDVCIVLIQEVLHLRSAVSRMAVVSLRELYSSLQKGMDQEVEATAKVLLHKAAESNGFIRQDVDTALDSMVQNCTPIRSMNALLAGGLCHLNAAVRKCTARHLATLVEKIGAERIIPAVSKLAQDSSQETRRLGRRMLLFLSSHHDFDKMVEKYIPAKDLATIRDTVLTLKSKKRTKVSRIPRYKMRQPRLEQQEAPAAQTDRQNTQRMKRSLRHTVKDVSPDDAAPLKDLQLNSNVPAQTKTDVLMDDLPTSPSNARTPRSPSPPTAVPTKHLLPRRRRAPSLIRARPSLSNSSVSFTSRYTAGRLLGTGGFGSVYAGVRKADGKQIAIKFVPKYHAERFITVPGNTRRLPLEVALMEMVCKPPRCEHIVELLEWFECHKCFILILERPVPCIDLFDFLNLHQRQLPEPLARRIMRQVVQAVLHCHDRGVLHRDIKGKNLLVNLDTLDVKLIDFGCGDLLKTGPYRHFRGTMVYSPPEWQVDRTYEGRQATIWSLGVLLYSIICGHLPFEKVEDIVEAHLCFSGNPSRDCRHLITWCLQKDPAKRPVLEDVLAHEWFLEGLQN; encoded by the exons atgacatcacatattcttcaacatt gccctgacatggagaggcagagacaccttgctcagccccatgttcaaggcAAGGTTCTGAGGCAGATGGATCCAGTCTACCTCCAGCCTGCTG gtgaagttggctccagcaggtgtcccccactgcctgtgctcacttcacgcacgacagtcacctcgtcaggactgatgaggccttctccacccaccttcacaaggttgcctccactccccaaacctgctggccgagagcctctccgtgccttcaggcctgccaaag gttcagtggagcctccccagctccactctccagggtggaagagagagagagtggggagacttCACCGGAGCGGCAGACATCTTCAACCCTTGCTTCCAGACATATTCGAAGCAGCTAACCCCAGTGATGCTGGCAGAG gtttgcccaaatccagccgcttGCTGTCTGGGAACCCCCCTGGGTCTTTcctactgccctcctaccctctggCCACTCTTCCGGGAGTGCAGCTCACTCCCACTCTGCATCGTAGACGACACAAGCGAGACACGAGCCCTCTGCGCAGAGACCCGGGTCCGTGGAGGGACAGTACTG gtgaagttggctccagcaggtgtcccccactgcctgtgctcgcttcacgcacgacagtcacctcgtcaggactgatgaggccttctccgcCCACATTCACAAGgttgcctccactccccaaaccttctggccgagagcctctccgtgccttcaggcctgccaaag gatctcaagtgcaaagcaccagggcagtccctgctgacgacatgtgtgaaggagtagttggcagag atgaactcaaaccaggaactcccAGGAAGGATCCCCATGAGCATCAGATTTTACAGCCCTTCTACaaaccagacctcgctctcgctcagagcttcagactgcttagctctgatgactg ggagaagaaaattgaaggattGATGTcaatccgtagattggctcagtatcacgctgatgtgcttggcagcaggcttcatgatgtctgcattgttcttattcaagag gtgctgcacctgcgctctgcagtgtcccgcatggcggtggtgtccttgagggagttgtactccagcctgcagaaagggatggaccaggaagtggaggctacagctaaggtcctcctccacaaagcagcggagtccaatggcttcatcaggcaggacgtggacacagctctggacagcatggtgcagaactgcacccccattcggagcatgaacgcccttcttgctggaggactctg tcatctgaatgctgcagtaagaaagtgtactgctcggcacttggctactttggtagagaagattggtgcagagcgaattattcctgcagtctccaagttggcacaggactcttcccaagaaaccag gcgcttgggccggcgtatgctgctgttcctgtcctcccaccacgactttgataagatggtggaaaagtacatccctgccaaagacctggcaaccatcagggacactgtcctcactctgaaatccaag aagaggacaaaggtgtctaggattccaagatataagatgcgtcagcctcgtctggagcagcaagaagctccagccgcacagacGGATCGGCAGAAcacgcagcgaatgaagcgcagccttaggcacacggtgaaggacgtgagcccagacgacgcggcacctctgaaag acctgcagctgaacagtaaTGTTCCAGCCCAGACTAAGACCGATGTCCTCATGGATGATTTGCCCACGAGCCCCAGCAATGCACGCACCCCCAGAAGTCCCAGCCCCCCCACGGCTGTCCCTACTAAACACTTACTGCCACGACGCAGACGAGCTCCCAGTCTGATCAGAGCACGCCCGTCCCTTTCAAACAGTTCTG tgAGCTTCACTTCACGTTACACTGCGGGACGTCTTCTGGGCACAGGAGGATTCGGCTCAGTGTATGCAGGAGTCCGCAAGGCTGATGGAAAACAG ATCGCCATTAAATTTGTGCCAAAGTATCACGCAGAAAGGTTCATCACTGTT CCCGGCAATACTCGCCGTCTCCCCTTAGAGGTGGCTTTAATGGAGATGGTGTGCAAGCCACCTCGTTGTGAGCATATTGTGGAGCTCCTAGAATGGTTTGAGTGCCACAAGTGCTTCATCTTGATTCTGGAGCGACCCGTCCCCTGCATAGACCTGTTTGACTTCTTGAACTTGCACCAACGCCAACTGCCTGAGCCACTGGCACGACGGATCATGCGTCAGGTGGTTCAGGCTGTCCTTCACTGCCATGACCGTGGAGTTCTGCATAGAGACATCAAGGGAAAGAACCTTCTGGTGAACCTGGACACCCTTGACGTCAAGTTGATCGACTTTGGCTGTGGCGATCTGCTTAAGACCGGACCCTACAGGCACTTTAGAG GCACCATGGTATACAGCCCACCTGAATGGCAGGTTGACAGGACGTATGAGGGCCGTCAAGCCACCATCTGGAGTCTGGGTGTGCTCCTCTAcagtattatctgtggacatCTGCCCTTTGAGAAGGTGGAGGACATTGTTGAGGCACACCTGTGCTTCAGTGGAAACCCATCCAGAG actgccgcCATCTGATAACATGGTGTCTTCAAAAGGACCCTGCAAAACGTCCTGTGCTCGAGGATGTTCTTGCACATGAGTGGTTTTTAGAAGGACTTCAGAACTAA
- the LOC143525282 gene encoding uncharacterized protein LOC143525282 isoform X1 produces the protein MSFFPRRTDQPRPRQEQNHFIYTPGFTTHGVPYNPQATVIHTDPCGPAPFPHGSTAGPSDVGYVNMPVEGPLLTGPDMERQRHLAQPHVQGKVLRQMDPVYLQPAGEVGSSRCPPLPVLTSRTTVTSSGLMRPSPPTFTRLPPLPKPAGREPLRAFRPAKGSVEPPQLHSPGWKRERVGRLHRSGRHLQPLLPDIFEAANPSDAGRGLPKSSRLLSGNPPGSFLLPSYPLATLPGVQLTPTLHRRRHKRDTSPLRRDPGPWRDSTGEVGSSRCPPLPVLASRTTVTSSGLMRPSPPTFTRLPPLPKPSGREPLRAFRPAKGSQVQSTRAVPADDMCEGVVGRDELKPGTPRKDPHEHQILQPFYKPDLALAQSFRLLSSDDWEKKIEGLMSIRRLAQYHADVLGSRLHDVCIVLIQEVLHLRSAVSRMAVVSLRELYSSLQKGMDQEVEATAKVLLHKAAESNGFIRQDVDTALDSMVQNCTPIRSMNALLAGGLCHLNAAVRKCTARHLATLVEKIGAERIIPAVSKLAQDSSQETRRLGRRMLLFLSSHHDFDKMVEKYIPAKDLATIRDTVLTLKSKKRTKVSRIPRYKMRQPRLEQQEAPAAQTDRQNTQRMKRSLRHTVKDVSPDDAAPLKDLQLNSNVPAQTKTDVLMDDLPTSPSNARTPRSPSPPTAVPTKHLLPRRRRAPSLIRARPSLSNSSVSFTSRYTAGRLLGTGGFGSVYAGVRKADGKQIAIKFVPKYHAERFITVPGNTRRLPLEVALMEMVCKPPRCEHIVELLEWFECHKCFILILERPVPCIDLFDFLNLHQRQLPEPLARRIMRQVVQAVLHCHDRGVLHRDIKGKNLLVNLDTLDVKLIDFGCGDLLKTGPYRHFRGTMVYSPPEWQVDRTYEGRQATIWSLGVLLYSIICGHLPFEKVEDIVEAHLCFSGNPSRDCRHLITWCLQKDPAKRPVLEDVLAHEWFLEGLQN, from the exons atgagttttttccCCAGGAGAACTGACCAGCCTAGGCCTAGgcaggaacagaaccacttcatatacacaccaggttttaccactcatg gtgtgccctacaacccccaagcgacagtgatccacacggatccctgtggaccagcacccttccctcacggaagtacggcgggaccctcagatgtcggctATGTTAACAtgcctgtagaaggaccactcctcactg gccctgacatggagaggcagagacaccttgctcagccccatgttcaaggcAAGGTTCTGAGGCAGATGGATCCAGTCTACCTCCAGCCTGCTG gtgaagttggctccagcaggtgtcccccactgcctgtgctcacttcacgcacgacagtcacctcgtcaggactgatgaggccttctccacccaccttcacaaggttgcctccactccccaaacctgctggccgagagcctctccgtgccttcaggcctgccaaag gttcagtggagcctccccagctccactctccagggtggaagagagagagagtggggagacttCACCGGAGCGGCAGACATCTTCAACCCTTGCTTCCAGACATATTCGAAGCAGCTAACCCCAGTGATGCTGGCAGAG gtttgcccaaatccagccgcttGCTGTCTGGGAACCCCCCTGGGTCTTTcctactgccctcctaccctctggCCACTCTTCCGGGAGTGCAGCTCACTCCCACTCTGCATCGTAGACGACACAAGCGAGACACGAGCCCTCTGCGCAGAGACCCGGGTCCGTGGAGGGACAGTACTG gtgaagttggctccagcaggtgtcccccactgcctgtgctcgcttcacgcacgacagtcacctcgtcaggactgatgaggccttctccgcCCACATTCACAAGgttgcctccactccccaaaccttctggccgagagcctctccgtgccttcaggcctgccaaag gatctcaagtgcaaagcaccagggcagtccctgctgacgacatgtgtgaaggagtagttggcagag atgaactcaaaccaggaactcccAGGAAGGATCCCCATGAGCATCAGATTTTACAGCCCTTCTACaaaccagacctcgctctcgctcagagcttcagactgcttagctctgatgactg ggagaagaaaattgaaggattGATGTcaatccgtagattggctcagtatcacgctgatgtgcttggcagcaggcttcatgatgtctgcattgttcttattcaagag gtgctgcacctgcgctctgcagtgtcccgcatggcggtggtgtccttgagggagttgtactccagcctgcagaaagggatggaccaggaagtggaggctacagctaaggtcctcctccacaaagcagcggagtccaatggcttcatcaggcaggacgtggacacagctctggacagcatggtgcagaactgcacccccattcggagcatgaacgcccttcttgctggaggactctg tcatctgaatgctgcagtaagaaagtgtactgctcggcacttggctactttggtagagaagattggtgcagagcgaattattcctgcagtctccaagttggcacaggactcttcccaagaaaccag gcgcttgggccggcgtatgctgctgttcctgtcctcccaccacgactttgataagatggtggaaaagtacatccctgccaaagacctggcaaccatcagggacactgtcctcactctgaaatccaag aagaggacaaaggtgtctaggattccaagatataagatgcgtcagcctcgtctggagcagcaagaagctccagccgcacagacGGATCGGCAGAAcacgcagcgaatgaagcgcagccttaggcacacggtgaaggacgtgagcccagacgacgcggcacctctgaaag acctgcagctgaacagtaaTGTTCCAGCCCAGACTAAGACCGATGTCCTCATGGATGATTTGCCCACGAGCCCCAGCAATGCACGCACCCCCAGAAGTCCCAGCCCCCCCACGGCTGTCCCTACTAAACACTTACTGCCACGACGCAGACGAGCTCCCAGTCTGATCAGAGCACGCCCGTCCCTTTCAAACAGTTCTG tgAGCTTCACTTCACGTTACACTGCGGGACGTCTTCTGGGCACAGGAGGATTCGGCTCAGTGTATGCAGGAGTCCGCAAGGCTGATGGAAAACAG ATCGCCATTAAATTTGTGCCAAAGTATCACGCAGAAAGGTTCATCACTGTT CCCGGCAATACTCGCCGTCTCCCCTTAGAGGTGGCTTTAATGGAGATGGTGTGCAAGCCACCTCGTTGTGAGCATATTGTGGAGCTCCTAGAATGGTTTGAGTGCCACAAGTGCTTCATCTTGATTCTGGAGCGACCCGTCCCCTGCATAGACCTGTTTGACTTCTTGAACTTGCACCAACGCCAACTGCCTGAGCCACTGGCACGACGGATCATGCGTCAGGTGGTTCAGGCTGTCCTTCACTGCCATGACCGTGGAGTTCTGCATAGAGACATCAAGGGAAAGAACCTTCTGGTGAACCTGGACACCCTTGACGTCAAGTTGATCGACTTTGGCTGTGGCGATCTGCTTAAGACCGGACCCTACAGGCACTTTAGAG GCACCATGGTATACAGCCCACCTGAATGGCAGGTTGACAGGACGTATGAGGGCCGTCAAGCCACCATCTGGAGTCTGGGTGTGCTCCTCTAcagtattatctgtggacatCTGCCCTTTGAGAAGGTGGAGGACATTGTTGAGGCACACCTGTGCTTCAGTGGAAACCCATCCAGAG actgccgcCATCTGATAACATGGTGTCTTCAAAAGGACCCTGCAAAACGTCCTGTGCTCGAGGATGTTCTTGCACATGAGTGGTTTTTAGAAGGACTTCAGAACTAA